One window of the Parasphingopyxis algicola genome contains the following:
- a CDS encoding glutathione S-transferase family protein yields MSNLTITAFKWVPDFAQGYVRDLRPRWACEELSLAYEERLIDVDPRPESHFAEQPWGQVPVLDDNGIKLFESGAILLHLAEKDERLMPRDAQGRASTLSWLFAAFNSIEPMVFELNEIDIFSKDEEWAKLRRTGLLDFFGQRLDRLVDALGDKPYLTGTFSVADIAMATTLRDTGDTDLIPGRPALAAYVERCLARPGFRKAHADQLAAFARNAPEPVS; encoded by the coding sequence ATGTCGAACCTCACCATCACCGCGTTCAAATGGGTGCCCGATTTCGCCCAGGGCTATGTCCGCGATCTCCGCCCGCGCTGGGCCTGCGAGGAACTGAGCCTTGCCTATGAAGAGCGGCTGATCGACGTCGACCCGCGGCCCGAAAGCCATTTCGCCGAACAGCCCTGGGGCCAGGTGCCCGTGCTCGACGATAATGGGATCAAATTGTTCGAAAGCGGCGCGATCCTGCTGCATCTCGCCGAGAAGGACGAGCGGCTGATGCCGCGCGATGCACAAGGCCGCGCCAGCACCTTGAGCTGGCTGTTCGCGGCGTTCAACAGCATCGAACCAATGGTGTTCGAGCTGAACGAAATCGACATATTTTCCAAGGACGAGGAATGGGCAAAACTGCGCCGTACGGGCTTGCTCGATTTTTTCGGGCAACGCCTGGATCGCCTCGTCGATGCGCTGGGCGACAAACCCTATCTGACCGGCACGTTCAGCGTGGCCGATATCGCCATGGCGACAACGCTCCGCGACACGGGTGATACCGATTTGATACCCGGCCGCCCCGCCCTCGCCGCCTATGTCGAGCGCTGCCTGGCGCGGCCCGGTTTCCGGAAGGCGCATGCCGATCAGCTGGCGGCATTCGCCCGCAACGCCCCCGAGCCCGTTTCGTAA
- a CDS encoding DUF899 family protein: MTNGTPLVPAAELAARNPTRFPNESDAYREARNALLAEEIELRRHIERVSEQRRGLPPGGEVTGDFRFESAEGSITFAELFGDRATLIAYSFMYGPERERPCPMCTSLLDSWDGNAQHVGRRAALAIIARSPIERLQAFKAERGWTHLDFYADISGDYTRAYVSADDADIPAYNVFTRKDSVIRHFWSAEMFAGTADPGQDPRGAPDMVPLWTILDTTPEGRGTDWYPQLDYRA, translated from the coding sequence ATGACAAACGGCACGCCGCTGGTTCCGGCCGCCGAACTGGCGGCGCGCAATCCGACCCGCTTCCCCAATGAGAGCGACGCCTATCGTGAGGCGCGCAACGCCTTGCTTGCCGAGGAAATCGAGCTGCGCCGCCATATCGAGCGCGTTTCCGAACAGCGTCGCGGACTGCCGCCGGGCGGCGAAGTGACCGGCGATTTCCGGTTCGAGAGCGCGGAGGGCTCGATCACCTTCGCCGAGCTGTTCGGGGACAGGGCCACGCTTATCGCCTACAGTTTCATGTACGGCCCGGAGCGCGAGCGGCCCTGCCCGATGTGCACGTCGCTGCTCGATTCCTGGGACGGCAATGCGCAGCATGTCGGGCGCCGGGCGGCGCTGGCGATCATCGCCCGTTCGCCGATCGAGCGTCTGCAGGCGTTCAAGGCGGAGCGCGGCTGGACCCATCTCGACTTCTATGCCGATATCAGCGGGGACTATACGCGCGCCTATGTCAGCGCAGACGATGCCGATATCCCGGCCTACAACGTCTTCACCCGCAAGGACAGCGTCATCCGGCATTTCTGGAGCGCCGAGATGTTCGCCGGGACGGCCGATCCGGGCCAGGATCCGCGCGGCGCGCCCGATATGGTGCCGCTCTGGACGATCCTCGACACCACCCCCGAGGGCCGCGGCACCGACTGGTATCCGCAGCTCGATTATCGCGCCTGA
- a CDS encoding DUF1428 domain-containing protein: MSYVDGFVIACPKGNKDAFIRHAETADQVFMDLGATRILECWGDDVSKGKTTDFFRAVKAEDGEAVIFSWVEWPDKKTRDAAMKKMEEMMENPSADPRMDPEKNPMPFDGKRLIFGGFTPVVTLEK, from the coding sequence ATGAGCTATGTTGACGGATTCGTGATTGCCTGCCCCAAGGGCAACAAGGACGCCTTTATTCGCCACGCCGAAACCGCGGATCAGGTCTTCATGGACCTGGGCGCAACCCGCATCCTCGAATGCTGGGGCGACGATGTATCCAAGGGGAAGACCACCGATTTCTTCCGCGCGGTGAAGGCCGAGGACGGCGAGGCCGTGATCTTTTCCTGGGTCGAATGGCCGGACAAGAAAACGCGCGACGCGGCGATGAAGAAGATGGAAGAGATGATGGAAAATCCGAGCGCCGACCCGCGCATGGACCCGGAAAAGAACCCGATGCCGTTCGACGGCAAGCGGCTGATTTTTGGCGGATTCACGCCCGTCGTGACGCTCGAGAAATAG
- a CDS encoding SRPBCC family protein: protein MTTEQPIELSVTRHIAAPPETVWKIMTERMEDWWCPKPWRMEIVEWDFRPGGRNAMVMKGPDGEEFPGDGIFLEVTTNRRFASTDAITAGLVPQEPFMIGIWEIKAENGGTRYTGRARHWTENGRKRHEEMGFEEGWNTVADQLAALCEEVAVDA from the coding sequence ATGACGACCGAGCAACCCATCGAACTGTCGGTCACCCGCCATATAGCCGCGCCGCCGGAAACGGTCTGGAAAATCATGACCGAACGGATGGAAGACTGGTGGTGCCCGAAACCCTGGCGGATGGAAATCGTCGAATGGGATTTTCGCCCCGGCGGGCGCAACGCGATGGTGATGAAGGGACCGGACGGCGAAGAATTTCCCGGCGACGGCATCTTCCTCGAAGTCACCACCAATCGCCGCTTCGCCTCGACCGATGCGATAACCGCCGGCCTCGTCCCGCAGGAGCCGTTCATGATCGGGATCTGGGAGATCAAGGCCGAAAATGGCGGCACGCGCTATACGGGCCGGGCGCGGCACTGGACCGAAAACGGCAGGAAACGCCATGAAGAAATGGGCTTCGAGGAGGGCTGGAACACGGTTGCCGACCAACTCGCCGCGCTGTGCGAGGAGGTGGCGGTCGACGCCTAG
- a CDS encoding winged helix-turn-helix transcriptional regulator, with translation MKLQKETNAGRSERKRWYNDACGTAFALDLIGERWSILIIRELMFGPRRFGELRAGLPGISANILTQRLERLEENRILVKRRLPPPASAQVYELTEWGYESEPMVQMLGRWATRHPEHDPTLPLSAASIMMSFRTMIDSERAGEMDARLGFRLGEDAFVAHVHGGAIDIERGDPATGEVRVSGEATMLAAVVYGGEALADMEAQNLLTVRGDRALFERFIKLFVLPEKLPEIG, from the coding sequence GTGAAGTTACAAAAAGAAACCAATGCGGGTCGAAGCGAGCGAAAACGCTGGTATAACGATGCGTGCGGAACGGCGTTCGCGCTCGACCTGATCGGCGAACGCTGGTCGATCCTGATTATCCGCGAGCTAATGTTCGGGCCGCGGCGTTTCGGCGAATTGCGCGCCGGGCTGCCCGGGATCAGCGCGAATATCCTGACCCAGCGGCTCGAAAGGCTCGAGGAGAACCGGATACTCGTCAAACGCAGGCTGCCGCCGCCAGCCTCGGCCCAGGTCTACGAGTTGACCGAATGGGGCTATGAGTCCGAACCGATGGTCCAGATGCTGGGCCGCTGGGCGACCCGCCACCCCGAACATGATCCGACCCTGCCGCTCAGCGCCGCGTCGATCATGATGTCGTTCCGCACGATGATCGATTCCGAACGGGCAGGGGAGATGGATGCCCGGCTGGGGTTCAGGCTCGGCGAGGATGCGTTCGTCGCGCATGTGCACGGCGGCGCGATCGATATCGAACGCGGCGATCCGGCAACCGGGGAGGTGCGGGTGTCGGGCGAAGCGACCATGCTTGCCGCGGTCGTCTATGGCGGCGAAGCGCTCGCGGATATGGAGGCCCAGAACTTGCTGACGGTCCGCGGAGATCGTGCACTTTTCGAGCGGTTTATAAAACTGTTCGTGCTGCCCGAGAAACTGCCTGAAATAGGCTGA
- the clpA gene encoding ATP-dependent Clp protease ATP-binding subunit ClpA, protein MPSFARELEQTLHNALAEAANRKHEYATLEHLLLALTDDDHAAQVMTACGVEISELQEAVAVYLDNELEALRIDGTTDPSPTSGFQRVVQRAILHVQSSGRDEVTGANVLVALFSERESYAVYFLQQQDMSRLDAVSYISHGVGKGEAISDSREISGTDEEEQPEQKTAGKKKSESALKQFCVNLNEKAEAGKIDPLIGRSVEVDRTVQILCRRSKNNPLYVGEPGVGKTAIAEGLARRIVEEDVPDVLKPAVIYALDMGALLAGTRYRGDFEERLKAVVSELEKKPDAILFIDEIHTVIGAGATSGGAMDASNLLKPALSSGAIRCIGSTTYKEFRNHFEKDRALLRRFQKIDINEPTVEDTIKILQGLRPHYEEHHNVKYTADAIKAAVELSSRYINDRKLPDKAIDVIDETGASQMLVAPSKRRKMITPNEIENVISMMARIPPKQVSSDDKQALESLDTDLKRVVFGQDLAIETLSSAIKLSRAGLREPHKPIGNYLFTGPTGVGKTEVARQLSSIMGIPLERFDMSEYMERHSVSRLIGAPPGYVGYDQGGLLTDAVDQHPHCVLLLDEIEKAHPDLFNVLLQVMDNGKLTDHHGKTVDFRNVILIMTTNAGAADMASEGIGFGDISKEDASEEAVKKMFTPEFRNRLDAIVPFGYLPPAVVARVVDKFILELELQLADREVHIKLDDEAKTWLTERGYDKLYGARPMGRLIQEKVKQPLAEELLFGKLVNGGEVDVTVKDDALDFQLTPAPPKRKPPKKKKKKAPEPEA, encoded by the coding sequence ATGCCCTCTTTTGCTCGTGAACTGGAACAGACGCTGCATAACGCGCTCGCGGAGGCCGCGAACCGCAAGCACGAATATGCAACGCTCGAACATCTGCTGCTCGCCCTGACCGACGACGATCACGCCGCGCAGGTGATGACGGCCTGCGGCGTCGAGATTTCCGAACTGCAGGAAGCGGTCGCCGTCTATCTCGATAACGAGCTCGAGGCGCTGCGCATCGACGGCACGACCGACCCCTCGCCGACCAGCGGTTTCCAGCGTGTCGTCCAGCGCGCGATCCTCCATGTGCAATCCTCGGGCCGCGACGAGGTAACCGGCGCCAATGTGCTGGTCGCCCTTTTCTCCGAGCGCGAAAGCTATGCCGTATATTTCCTCCAGCAGCAGGATATGAGCCGCCTCGATGCGGTCAGCTATATCTCGCATGGGGTCGGCAAGGGCGAAGCGATCAGCGACAGCCGCGAAATCAGCGGTACCGACGAGGAAGAACAGCCCGAACAGAAGACGGCCGGCAAGAAGAAGAGCGAGAGCGCGCTCAAGCAATTCTGCGTCAACCTGAACGAGAAAGCCGAGGCCGGGAAGATCGACCCGCTGATCGGCCGTAGCGTCGAGGTCGACCGGACCGTGCAGATCCTCTGCCGCCGTTCGAAGAACAATCCGCTCTATGTCGGCGAACCCGGCGTCGGCAAGACGGCCATCGCCGAAGGTCTGGCCCGGCGGATCGTCGAGGAGGACGTGCCGGACGTGCTGAAGCCCGCCGTGATCTATGCGCTCGATATGGGCGCGCTGCTCGCCGGGACGCGCTATCGCGGCGATTTCGAGGAGCGGCTGAAAGCGGTCGTCTCCGAACTCGAGAAGAAGCCCGATGCGATCCTCTTCATCGACGAGATTCACACGGTCATCGGAGCGGGTGCGACCTCGGGCGGCGCGATGGATGCGTCGAACCTGTTGAAACCGGCGCTCTCCAGCGGCGCGATCCGCTGCATCGGCTCGACGACGTACAAAGAGTTTCGCAACCATTTCGAGAAGGACCGGGCCCTGCTCCGGCGCTTCCAGAAGATCGATATCAACGAGCCGACGGTCGAGGATACGATCAAGATCCTCCAGGGCCTGCGGCCGCATTACGAAGAGCATCACAACGTCAAATATACGGCGGATGCAATCAAGGCGGCGGTGGAGCTCTCGTCGCGCTACATCAACGACCGCAAGCTGCCCGACAAGGCGATCGACGTAATCGACGAGACCGGCGCGAGCCAGATGCTCGTCGCGCCGTCCAAGCGCCGCAAGATGATCACGCCGAACGAGATCGAGAATGTGATCTCGATGATGGCGCGGATCCCGCCGAAGCAGGTTTCGAGCGACGACAAACAGGCGCTGGAATCGCTGGACACGGACCTGAAACGCGTCGTGTTCGGCCAGGATCTGGCGATCGAGACGCTGTCGTCCGCGATCAAGCTGAGTCGCGCGGGCCTGCGCGAACCGCACAAGCCGATCGGCAACTATCTGTTCACCGGCCCGACCGGCGTCGGCAAGACCGAGGTCGCGCGCCAGCTCTCCTCGATCATGGGCATTCCGCTCGAACGGTTCGACATGAGCGAGTATATGGAGCGGCACAGCGTGAGCCGTCTCATCGGCGCACCTCCGGGCTATGTCGGTTACGATCAGGGCGGCCTCTTGACCGATGCCGTCGACCAGCATCCGCATTGCGTGCTGCTGCTCGACGAGATCGAGAAAGCGCATCCGGACCTCTTTAACGTGCTCTTGCAGGTCATGGATAACGGCAAGCTCACCGATCATCACGGCAAGACGGTCGATTTCCGCAACGTCATCCTGATCATGACGACCAATGCGGGCGCCGCCGACATGGCGAGCGAGGGCATCGGCTTCGGCGATATCTCGAAAGAGGATGCGAGCGAGGAAGCGGTGAAGAAGATGTTCACCCCCGAGTTCCGCAACCGCCTCGATGCGATCGTGCCGTTCGGCTATCTGCCGCCGGCCGTGGTCGCGCGCGTCGTCGACAAGTTCATCCTCGAGCTCGAACTGCAGCTCGCCGACCGCGAAGTGCATATCAAGCTCGACGACGAGGCGAAGACCTGGCTCACCGAGCGCGGCTACGACAAGCTCTATGGCGCGCGCCCGATGGGCCGGCTGATCCAGGAGAAGGTCAAGCAGCCGCTCGCCGAGGAGCTGCTGTTCGGCAAGCTGGTCAATGGCGGCGAAGTGGATGTGACGGTGAAGGACGACGCGCTCGACTTCCAGCTCACGCCGGCGCCGCCCAAGCGCAAGCCGCCGAAAAAGAAGAAGAAAAAGGCGCCCGAACCCGAGGCGTAG
- a CDS encoding DUF1192 domain-containing protein, which produces MDLDELFAKKPGDPLTQLCTEDLDPLSVEELETRIAALEGEIQRVRAKIDGAVSHRKAADEMFKR; this is translated from the coding sequence ATGGATTTGGACGAACTTTTCGCCAAAAAGCCCGGGGATCCGCTGACCCAGCTGTGCACCGAGGATCTCGACCCGCTGTCCGTAGAGGAACTGGAAACGCGGATCGCAGCGCTGGAGGGCGAAATCCAGAGGGTGCGCGCAAAAATCGACGGCGCGGTAAGCCATCGCAAAGCCGCGGACGAGATGTTCAAGCGATGA
- a CDS encoding NAD(P)H-quinone oxidoreductase, translating into MPDVPDQMTAVDMEAPGEPEVLQSVTRPVPEPGPGEVLVKVAAAGVNRPDIVQRRGFYPPPPGAPSIPGLEIAGEVVGLGEGADAALMGQHLCALVAGGGYAEYCAAPVAQCLPVPDGLSLKEAAALPETLFTVWHNLFERAYAREGETALVHGGTSGIGSMAIMLGRLFGLTVIVTCGSDEKCAAAEKIGAAHAINYKTRDFVEEVKRITDGAGVEIVIDMVAGDYVARNLQCLKEDGRHVTIAVQGGLEATINMAQVMSRRLTLTGSTLRARSLEFKGLLADEIERNAWPFVEQGKLRPVMDKSFPLAKAAAAHARMEAGDHIGKIVLEV; encoded by the coding sequence ATGCCGGACGTGCCCGACCAGATGACCGCTGTCGATATGGAAGCTCCGGGCGAACCGGAGGTCCTGCAGTCCGTCACGCGTCCGGTGCCCGAACCGGGGCCGGGCGAAGTGCTGGTGAAGGTCGCCGCGGCGGGCGTCAATCGCCCCGATATCGTCCAGCGGCGGGGCTTCTATCCGCCGCCGCCGGGCGCGCCGTCCATTCCGGGGCTGGAGATCGCCGGCGAGGTCGTCGGCCTGGGCGAGGGCGCCGATGCGGCGCTGATGGGCCAGCATCTCTGCGCGCTCGTTGCGGGGGGCGGCTATGCCGAATATTGCGCGGCGCCCGTCGCCCAATGCCTGCCGGTTCCCGACGGCCTGTCGCTGAAGGAAGCGGCGGCGCTGCCCGAAACGCTGTTCACCGTCTGGCACAATCTGTTCGAACGCGCCTATGCGCGCGAGGGCGAGACCGCGCTCGTTCATGGCGGCACCAGCGGGATCGGATCGATGGCGATCATGCTGGGCAGGCTGTTCGGCCTGACCGTGATCGTGACCTGCGGCAGCGACGAGAAATGCGCGGCAGCGGAGAAGATCGGCGCGGCCCATGCGATCAACTACAAGACCCGGGATTTCGTCGAGGAGGTAAAGCGGATCACCGACGGCGCGGGTGTCGAGATCGTCATCGACATGGTCGCCGGCGATTATGTCGCGCGCAACCTGCAATGCCTGAAGGAGGATGGCCGCCATGTGACGATCGCCGTGCAGGGCGGGCTCGAGGCGACGATCAACATGGCGCAGGTGATGAGCCGGCGGCTGACGCTGACCGGATCGACGCTTCGCGCGCGGTCCTTGGAATTCAAGGGGCTGCTCGCCGACGAGATCGAGCGCAACGCCTGGCCCTTCGTCGAACAGGGCAAGCTGCGCCCGGTCATGGACAAGAGCTTCCCGTTGGCCAAGGCGGCTGCCGCCCATGCGCGGATGGAAGCCGGCGACCATATCGGCAAGATCGTGCTGGAAGTCTGA
- a CDS encoding glutathione S-transferase family protein, with protein sequence MAEPLILHEDARSGNCYKIRLTAAHLGIPLERRAYDIMNGETRTVDFLATVNANGKIPVLQIGDRFLPESNAACHWLADGSSLIPEDSFDHADMLRWMFWEQHRHEPAVAEMRFLYLYVGRDNLTDEQRAGIRARVANGEAALTLMDEHLRDRDFMLKSGFSLADIALYAYTHVAEEGGFDLARWPALGRWLERVAALPRHVPMDS encoded by the coding sequence ATGGCCGAACCGCTCATCCTCCATGAAGATGCGCGCAGCGGCAATTGCTACAAGATCCGGCTGACGGCCGCGCATCTCGGCATTCCGCTCGAGCGCCGCGCCTATGACATCATGAACGGCGAAACGCGTACGGTCGACTTCCTTGCGACCGTCAACGCCAATGGCAAGATACCGGTGCTTCAGATCGGCGACCGGTTCCTGCCTGAAAGCAATGCGGCCTGCCATTGGCTGGCCGACGGGAGCTCGCTGATTCCCGAAGATAGCTTCGACCATGCCGATATGCTGCGCTGGATGTTCTGGGAGCAGCATCGGCACGAGCCTGCTGTCGCGGAGATGCGATTCCTCTATCTCTACGTGGGGCGCGATAATCTGACCGACGAGCAGCGTGCGGGAATCCGAGCCCGGGTCGCCAATGGCGAAGCCGCGCTGACCCTGATGGACGAGCATCTGCGGGATCGGGATTTCATGCTGAAATCGGGCTTCAGCCTCGCCGATATCGCGCTCTACGCCTACACCCATGTCGCTGAAGAAGGCGGTTTCGACCTTGCCCGCTGGCCCGCGCTCGGCCGCTGGCTTGAACGCGTCGCCGCCCTGCCGCGCCATGTGCCAATGGATTCCTGA
- a CDS encoding UDP-2,3-diacylglucosamine diphosphatase translates to MDAPQDFLKDAAIFNLTDKRLSGPEPDCRRKRYRTIWVSDIHLGTKGCNSELLIDFLDSVDSETMYLVGDIIDGWRMKKKFYWPPEHNDVIWRVLKRARRGTRIVYIPGNHDEMFRQFTGLNFGKVEIRRKAIHETADGRRLLVLHGDEFDAIMLSHRWLAHLGDMAYTAMMVLNRWVNGIRGWLGRPYWSLSKHAKHRVKNAVEFISKFEEIVAEEAGRRGVDGVVCGHIHTAEIRTIEGVEYYNDGDWVEGCTALVEHFDGRMEILHWADEIAARDTDERRMPAAA, encoded by the coding sequence ATGGATGCACCGCAGGATTTCCTCAAAGACGCAGCGATCTTCAACCTGACGGACAAGCGTCTGTCGGGACCCGAGCCCGATTGCCGGCGCAAGCGATACCGTACGATCTGGGTGTCCGACATCCATCTCGGGACCAAGGGCTGCAATAGCGAGCTGCTGATCGACTTTCTCGACAGTGTCGACAGCGAGACAATGTATCTGGTCGGCGACATTATCGACGGCTGGCGGATGAAGAAGAAATTCTACTGGCCGCCCGAGCATAATGACGTGATCTGGCGGGTGCTGAAGCGGGCGCGGCGCGGCACGCGGATCGTCTATATTCCCGGCAATCACGACGAGATGTTCCGGCAGTTTACCGGGCTGAATTTCGGGAAGGTCGAAATCCGCCGCAAGGCGATCCACGAGACCGCCGACGGCCGGCGCCTGCTCGTCCTGCATGGCGACGAGTTCGACGCGATCATGCTCTCGCATCGCTGGCTCGCCCATCTCGGCGACATGGCCTATACCGCGATGATGGTGCTCAACCGCTGGGTCAACGGGATCCGCGGGTGGTTGGGGCGGCCCTATTGGTCGCTCTCGAAGCACGCCAAGCACAGGGTGAAGAACGCGGTCGAGTTCATCTCGAAATTCGAGGAGATCGTTGCCGAGGAGGCCGGCCGGCGCGGTGTCGACGGCGTCGTATGCGGCCATATCCATACCGCGGAGATCCGCACCATCGAGGGCGTCGAATATTATAATGACGGCGACTGGGTCGAGGGCTGCACCGCGCTGGTCGAGCATTTCGACGGGCGGATGGAAATACTCCACTGGGCCGACGAGATCGCCGCGCGGGATACGGACGAACGCCGGATGCCGGCGGCCGCCTGA
- a CDS encoding glycosyltransferase family 4 protein — protein MRIAIVTDAWDPQVNGVVRTLKSVGAELRKMGHYVHILSPDQFPSIPCPTYAEIRLALVTGERLGTALAEIAPDAIHIATEGPLGFAARRWCRRNGYPFTTAYHTQFPDYVSKRTGLPSDWIWPLMRRFHAPSSAVLTATESIRRELRAHGITHLAPWGRGVDLGSFSPDAPPHPAYRDRRGPIMLYVGRVAIEKNIEAFLESRHPGSKVIVGDGPARAALESRYPDARFLGALSGKALAGAYAGADVFVFPSRTDTFGLVMIEALASGTPVAAYPVAGPVDVVTDRVACLDPDLDTAIAGALTRDREACARYGAAFTWQRSAKEFLAALVRIGHEFDRAA, from the coding sequence ATGCGCATAGCGATCGTTACCGATGCCTGGGACCCGCAGGTCAACGGCGTCGTCCGCACGCTGAAATCCGTCGGCGCGGAACTCCGGAAGATGGGGCATTACGTCCATATCCTTTCGCCCGACCAGTTCCCCTCGATCCCGTGTCCGACCTATGCCGAAATCCGGCTGGCGCTCGTGACCGGCGAACGGCTCGGTACGGCCCTGGCAGAGATCGCGCCCGATGCGATCCATATCGCAACAGAAGGCCCGCTCGGTTTCGCCGCGCGGCGCTGGTGCCGGCGGAACGGTTATCCGTTCACCACCGCCTATCACACGCAATTCCCGGACTATGTGTCGAAGCGGACGGGGCTTCCGTCCGACTGGATCTGGCCTCTGATGCGCCGCTTCCATGCGCCGTCGAGCGCGGTGCTGACGGCGACGGAATCGATCCGCCGCGAGCTGCGCGCCCACGGCATCACCCATCTCGCGCCATGGGGCAGGGGCGTCGATCTCGGCAGTTTCTCGCCCGATGCGCCGCCGCATCCCGCCTATCGCGATAGGCGGGGGCCGATCATGCTCTATGTCGGCCGGGTCGCGATCGAAAAGAATATCGAGGCCTTTCTCGAAAGCCGCCATCCGGGTTCGAAAGTGATCGTCGGTGACGGCCCCGCGCGCGCCGCGCTCGAAAGCCGTTATCCCGACGCCCGTTTCCTCGGCGCCTTGTCGGGAAAAGCGCTGGCCGGTGCCTATGCCGGCGCCGACGTCTTCGTCTTTCCGAGCCGGACCGATACGTTCGGGCTCGTGATGATCGAGGCGCTGGCGTCGGGAACCCCCGTCGCCGCCTATCCGGTCGCGGGCCCGGTCGATGTCGTGACCGACAGGGTCGCCTGTCTCGATCCCGATCTCGATACCGCTATCGCGGGCGCTCTGACGCGCGATCGGGAGGCGTGCGCCCGCTACGGTGCGGCGTTCACCTGGCAACGGAGCGCGAAGGAATTCCTGGCCGCGCTGGTCCGGATCGGACACGAATTCGACAGGGCTGCCTAG
- a CDS encoding DUF1013 domain-containing protein — MPHATASWLVDNTALSFEQISEFCGLHILEVQAIADDTAATKLTGRDPIAAHEVTMEEIEKGQADPDYRLEMLKGPAQIRRTKGPRYTPVSKRQDKPDGIAWLLRNHPEISDAQVGKLIGTTRNTINAIRDRTHWNIAEIVPKDPVTLGLCSQRELDAVVAKAAKKAGIEAPKDETIEGDREALIEELRQERRVAAAEAEALLAAEAAEAAGETAEPDAEAETEAETGSGWPDMPSEDAPAKPLPEGAEELFKKKDD, encoded by the coding sequence ATGCCGCATGCGACCGCAAGCTGGCTGGTCGACAACACGGCGCTGTCCTTCGAGCAGATCTCCGAATTCTGCGGCTTGCACATTCTCGAAGTGCAGGCGATCGCCGACGATACGGCCGCCACCAAGCTCACCGGCCGCGATCCGATTGCGGCCCATGAAGTGACGATGGAGGAAATCGAGAAAGGCCAGGCCGATCCCGATTACCGGCTCGAAATGCTGAAAGGGCCCGCACAGATTCGCCGCACCAAGGGCCCACGCTACACGCCGGTTTCCAAGCGGCAGGACAAGCCGGACGGCATTGCCTGGCTGCTCCGCAACCACCCGGAAATCTCCGACGCGCAGGTTGGCAAGCTGATCGGCACGACGCGCAACACGATCAACGCGATCCGCGATCGCACGCACTGGAACATCGCAGAGATCGTTCCCAAGGATCCGGTGACGCTCGGCCTGTGCTCGCAGCGCGAGCTCGATGCGGTCGTCGCCAAGGCGGCGAAGAAGGCCGGTATCGAGGCGCCCAAGGACGAGACGATCGAAGGTGATCGCGAGGCGCTGATCGAGGAACTGCGCCAGGAGCGCCGGGTCGCGGCGGCCGAGGCCGAAGCATTGCTCGCGGCGGAAGCCGCCGAAGCGGCCGGCGAAACCGCGGAGCCGGATGCCGAGGCCGAAACCGAGGCCGAAACCGGGTCGGGCTGGCCGGACATGCCGTCCGAGGACGCCCCCGCCAAGCCGCTTCCGGAAGGCGCGGAAGAATTGTTCAAGAAGAAGGACGACTGA